A stretch of Aythya fuligula isolate bAytFul2 chromosome 1, bAytFul2.pri, whole genome shotgun sequence DNA encodes these proteins:
- the CCT2 gene encoding T-complex protein 1 subunit beta, which produces MASISLAPVNIFKAGADEEKAETARLSSFVGAIAIGDLVKSTLGPKGMDKILLSTGRDSTVTVTNDGATILKAIGVDNPAAKVLVDMSKVQDDEVGDGTTSVTVLAAELLREAELLISRKIHPQTIIAGWRAATKASREALLKAAVDHGDDEAKFREDLMNIAGTTLSSKLLTHHKDHFVKLAVEAVLRLKGSGNLEAIHVIKKLGGSLADSYLDEGFLLDKKIGVNQPKRIENAKILIANTGMDTDKIKIFGSRVRVDSTAKVAEIEQAEKEKMKEKVERILKHGINCFINRQLIYNYPEQLFGAAGIMAIEHADFAGVERLALVTGGEIASTFDHPELVKLGSCKLIEEVMIGEDKLIHFSGVAMGEACTIVLRGATQQILDEAERSLHDALCVLAQTVKDTRTVYGGGCSEMLMANAVTELAIRTPGKESVAMESFAKALRMIPTIIADNAGYDSADLVAQLRAAHSEGKSTYGLDMKEGTIGDMAVLGVTESFQVKRQVLLSAAEAAEMILRVDDIIKAAPRKRVPDHRPC; this is translated from the exons ATG GCATCCATTTCCCTTGCACCCGTGAACATTTTCAAGGCAGGTGCCgatgaagaaaaggcagaaacagcTCGGCTG tcatCCTTTGTTGGTGCAATTGCCATCGGTGACCTAGTCAAGAGCACTCTGGGGCCTAAAGGCATG GACAAGATCCTGCTAAGTACTGGGAGAGACAGCACGGTGACAGTGACCAATGATGGTGCAACCATCCTGAAAGCTATTGGAGTTGACAACCCAGCTGCCAAGGTCTTGGTTG ATATGTCAAAGGTTCAAGATGACGAAGTTGGTGATGGAACTACGTCTGTCACAGTGTTGGCAGCTGAATTACTGAGG gagGCAGAATTGCTGATTTCTAGGAAGATTCATCCTCAGACCATCATtgcaggctggagagcagccacaAAAGCTTCAAGAGAGGCACTTTTGAAAGCAGCCGTGGATCATGG TGATGATGAAGCCAAGTTCCGTGAAGACTTGATGAACATCGCGGGAACGACTCTCTCATCAAAGTTACTCACTCATCATAAAGATCACTTTGTCAAGCTGGCCGTCGAAGCTGTTCTTAGGTTGAAAGGTTCTGGTAATCTGGAGGCTATCCACGTCATTAAGAAACTTGGTGGAAGTCTGGCTGATTCTTACTTAGATGAAG GGTTTTTGCTTGACAAAAAGATCGGTGTAAACCAGccaaaaagaattgaaaatgcaaaaattctTATTGCAAATACTGGCATGGATACAGATAAGATTAAG aTTTTTGGCTCTCGCGTCAGAGTGGACTCGACAGCAAAGGTAGCAGAAATAgaacaggcagaaaaagaaaaaatgaaggagaaagtAGAGCGTATTCTTAAGCATGGAATAAACTGCTTTATTAACAG GCAGTTGATCTACAACTACCCTGAGCAGCTCTTTGGGGCCGCTGGCATCATGGCAATTGAGCATGCGGACTTTGCTGGTGTGGAGCGCCTGGCTCTTGTTACAG GTGGTGAAATTGCATCAACCTTTGATCACCCTGAGCTGGTAAAATTAGGAAGTTGCAAGCTTATTGAAGAAGTCATGATTGGAGAAGATAAACTCATTCATTTCTCTGGTGTGGCAATGG gTGAAGCTTGCACCATAGTTCTGCGTGGAGCAACGCAGCAGATTCTGGATGAAGCAGAGAGATCTTTGCATGATGCTCTCTGCGTTCTTGCCCAGACCGTGAAGGACACTCGAACTGTTTATGGTGGAG GTTGTTCAGAGATGCTGATGGCTAACGCTGTTACAGAACTTGCCATCAGAACACCTGGCAAAGAATCTGTTGCAATGGAGTCCTTTGCTAAGGCTTTGCGAATG ATCCCAACAATCATAGCTGACAACGCTGGCTATGACAGCGCCGATTTGGTTGCTCAGCTCAGGGCTGCGCACAGCGAAGGGAAGAGCACTTATGGACTTG atatgAAAGAGGGTACCATTGGAGACATGGCAGTCTTGGGAGTGACGGAAAGCTTCCAAGTCAAGAGACAAGTTCTGCTGagtgcagctgaagcagcagaaatgatTCTTCGTGTAGATGACATTATTAAAGCAGCACCAAG GAAACGTGTCCCAGACCATCGCCCATGTTAA